A window of Streptomyces sp. SAI-127 contains these coding sequences:
- a CDS encoding phospholipid scramblase-related protein, giving the protein MTTHSNTPAGWYPDPHGASQTLRYWDGAQWTQHTHQDQQGAGQAQAQAVQAPPVQQAPQIPQQSAGPDPRVQRQVQQQAGVTAGGPGGGTLFSEPVLVVNQKAKLIELTNEYKVMDQNGNQVGSVTQVGQSAFRKIVRFLWSIDQFMKIRLEIRDAHGQPVMLLTRPGKIFKSRVIVERPDGSPVGEIVQQNMIGKINFAMMVNGQKVGAIKAENWRAWNFAIVDHTENEVARITKTWEGLAKTMFTTADNYVLQIHYQLPEPLLSLVVATALTVDTALKQDARGFG; this is encoded by the coding sequence GTGACCACGCATTCGAACACACCTGCAGGCTGGTACCCCGATCCGCACGGAGCGTCCCAGACGCTCCGTTACTGGGACGGGGCGCAGTGGACGCAGCACACCCACCAGGACCAGCAGGGGGCGGGGCAGGCCCAGGCTCAGGCCGTGCAGGCCCCGCCGGTCCAGCAGGCACCGCAGATACCTCAGCAGTCGGCCGGTCCCGACCCGCGCGTGCAGCGTCAGGTGCAGCAGCAGGCCGGGGTCACCGCGGGCGGTCCCGGCGGCGGCACGCTCTTCTCCGAGCCGGTGCTCGTGGTCAACCAGAAGGCCAAGCTGATCGAGCTGACCAACGAGTACAAGGTCATGGATCAGAACGGCAACCAGGTCGGCTCCGTCACCCAGGTCGGGCAGAGCGCCTTCCGGAAGATCGTGCGGTTCCTGTGGAGCATCGACCAGTTCATGAAGATCAGGCTGGAGATCCGCGACGCCCACGGGCAGCCGGTCATGCTGCTGACCCGGCCGGGGAAGATCTTCAAGTCGCGGGTGATCGTGGAGCGTCCGGACGGTTCGCCGGTCGGTGAGATCGTCCAGCAGAACATGATCGGGAAGATCAACTTCGCGATGATGGTGAACGGGCAGAAGGTCGGCGCGATCAAGGCGGAGAACTGGCGGGCCTGGAACTTCGCGATCGTCGACCACACCGAGAACGAGGTGGCCCGGATCACGAAGACGTGGGAGGGGCTCGCCAAGACGATGTTCACGACCGCGGACAACTACGTGCTGCAGATCCACTACCAGCTGCCCGAGCCGCTGCTGAGCCTGGTCGTCGCCACCGCGCTGACGGTCGACACGGCGCTGAAGCAGGACGCCCGCGGGTTCGGCTGA
- a CDS encoding SDR family NAD(P)-dependent oxidoreductase has translation MSTILITGATSGLGRYVAFELVRSGHLVLAHGRDPGRTGSLVEELRSEGRAEGFVADLASLAQVRDLGARVTEAHPGLDVLINNAGVGAGSSGSGREVSVDGHELRLAVNYLAPVALTRALLPTLTANTPSRIVNVGSVGQEPVAFDDPEFTHGYAGFAAYCRAKFALAAHTFGLAEELADTGVAVNVLHPATFMDTAMVREGGVAPWSTVADGAPGVLALATQDLGSGRYFDGTSPARAHEETYDRDVQKRLGALTDQLLAL, from the coding sequence ATGTCCACGATTCTGATCACCGGCGCCACCTCGGGTCTCGGCCGCTACGTCGCCTTCGAACTGGTCCGTTCCGGCCACCTCGTACTCGCCCACGGCCGTGACCCGGGCCGCACCGGGAGCCTGGTGGAGGAGCTGCGGTCGGAGGGGCGGGCCGAGGGCTTCGTGGCCGACCTGGCGTCCCTGGCGCAGGTGCGCGATCTGGGTGCGAGGGTCACCGAGGCCCACCCCGGACTCGATGTCCTGATCAACAACGCGGGTGTGGGCGCGGGTTCATCCGGCTCGGGCCGGGAGGTGAGCGTCGACGGTCATGAACTGCGCCTGGCGGTCAACTACTTGGCGCCTGTCGCCCTGACGCGTGCCCTGCTGCCGACGCTGACGGCGAACACCCCGTCCCGGATCGTCAACGTCGGTTCGGTGGGGCAGGAGCCGGTCGCCTTCGACGACCCGGAGTTCACCCACGGCTACGCCGGCTTCGCCGCGTACTGCCGCGCCAAGTTCGCCCTGGCGGCCCACACCTTCGGCCTGGCCGAGGAGTTGGCGGACACGGGGGTCGCGGTGAACGTCCTCCACCCGGCGACGTTCATGGACACGGCGATGGTCCGCGAGGGCGGGGTGGCACCGTGGTCCACGGTGGCCGACGGTGCTCCGGGAGTCCTGGCCCTGGCCACCCAGGACCTGGGCTCGGGCCGCTATTTCGACGGGACGAGTCCGGCGCGGGCGCACGAGGAGACGTACGACAGGGACGTACAGAAGCGCCTGGGTGCGCTGACGGACCAACTGCTCGCGCTGTAG
- a CDS encoding DUF2510 domain-containing protein — protein MTQETPPGWYPDPGQTSDGPATERWWDGKAWTERTRPAGAAAAWGPPEQVASPGDPGGYPAYPAYPAQPPAGSRRGRMGIAVAVAVVVLASIGVGVYALADNGNGNGGAADSQGPGGQGGTGGQGGPFGGNGGSGGSGGSGGSGGASPSPQESEAPKIESGSVTDSIDGISLPIPDDWYGQEISVGASVTSNDSYACPGDTSEKCTKGGAYSAPALALGTKGSTAEQIAKADIQVNAEQSYGGKTYGSITSHDVLASEAVTVAGQKGYKVRWKAVTGKGSDGFVESLAFPSPANPQQIVVVRFGVDVEEGQTVIDDITKGIKVSTGGGSGQDV, from the coding sequence ATGACGCAGGAGACTCCCCCCGGGTGGTACCCCGATCCCGGGCAGACAAGTGACGGTCCCGCCACCGAGCGCTGGTGGGACGGCAAGGCGTGGACGGAGCGGACCCGGCCCGCCGGAGCGGCCGCCGCATGGGGTCCCCCGGAACAGGTCGCGAGCCCCGGGGACCCCGGAGGATACCCGGCCTATCCGGCGTATCCGGCGCAGCCGCCCGCCGGGTCGCGGCGCGGCCGTATGGGCATAGCCGTGGCGGTGGCCGTCGTGGTCCTGGCGAGCATCGGCGTGGGTGTGTACGCGCTGGCCGACAACGGCAACGGCAACGGCGGCGCCGCCGACTCGCAGGGGCCGGGGGGTCAGGGCGGCACCGGGGGCCAGGGCGGGCCGTTCGGCGGCAACGGAGGGTCCGGCGGCTCCGGTGGCAGCGGGGGTTCCGGGGGCGCTTCGCCCTCCCCGCAGGAGTCCGAGGCACCGAAGATCGAGAGCGGTTCGGTGACCGACTCGATCGACGGGATCAGCCTGCCCATCCCGGACGACTGGTACGGCCAGGAGATCTCGGTCGGCGCGTCCGTCACCTCGAACGACTCCTACGCCTGCCCCGGCGACACCTCCGAGAAGTGCACGAAGGGCGGTGCCTACTCGGCGCCCGCCCTGGCGCTGGGCACCAAGGGCAGCACGGCCGAGCAGATCGCCAAGGCCGACATCCAGGTGAACGCCGAGCAGTCCTACGGCGGCAAGACCTACGGTTCGATCACCTCGCACGACGTCCTCGCCTCCGAGGCGGTGACCGTGGCCGGGCAGAAGGGCTACAAGGTCCGCTGGAAGGCGGTCACCGGCAAGGGCTCCGACGGCTTTGTCGAGTCCCTGGCCTTCCCGTCCCCGGCGAACCCGCAGCAGATCGTGGTGGTGCGGTTCGGTGTCGACGTCGAAGAGGGCCAGACCGTGATCGACGACATCACCAAGGGGATCAAGGTGTCGACGGGCGGCGGCAGCGGCCAGGACGTCTGA
- a CDS encoding AAA family ATPase → MTEARPIAAAPASLWERDEELAAVEHAVDSLCAGRTSSGSVLVIRGEAGFGKTALLAETRRIAEARGCSVWSARGGETLRSVPFNVVRQLLQPALLSLMPEEAREYLGDWYDIAGPALGIADPGERQADPQGVCDGLVAAVRRLARRDWPLVLMVDDAHWADQETLRWLAAFAERLDDLSVLVVVARRPGEATAESARLLETVASAAGRPVTHLSALTPDAAAGLTRATLGAHADAPFCREVWAVTGGNPYETVELLAKVRESQMEPSEGSANELRELNRSARGGGLVSRLEELGIDATRFAWAAAILGTDISVGLVARLATLKPEQATLCAELLRDARILTDSGTADDELEFVHPLIATAVYDSIPDALRTAMHGIAAQLVTDSGLGAAAASRHLLKVHPDDDEELVEQLREAAREHLLVGAPDAARRCLERALVEPPAPEVHARVLFELGCATLLTAPAKTIGHLQTALAMPGLEGSARVDAVVRLSQALMHNNQLEEAVHTVEAEAARHEEGPARLRLQAVQYTWEGLYPGEATSPDRSERLAALAATCTGRDNSERALLILRGFDAMARGESAEEIAEVCDRSLVNGRLAPGLGWTDTEWGLELPLMLASAYAFTDRLDRAEALYTDALRTYESAGWSGGHLALAHAYVGLAHRRRGRLREAETSLRESLRLAERVGRGLPLYWSATCNLIDTLLARGHVEEAWAIAEQYGFTPPYPSTIVLPDPRSVRGRLLLAVGRTKDGINELDAAEKAAAVRGHHNPVLVPWAADLARALAGEDPVRAAQLAKDVRRHAERLGTDTAIGEALRCAAVLETGQRAVRLAAQAVAYLEASPCQYEHAAARVEYGIAARSVAELNRGLALARSCGADGLVAQAREVLETGRGLR, encoded by the coding sequence ATGACGGAGGCACGGCCGATTGCGGCCGCCCCGGCCTCGCTGTGGGAGCGCGACGAGGAACTCGCCGCCGTCGAACACGCGGTGGACTCCCTGTGCGCGGGCCGCACGTCCTCGGGCAGCGTGCTGGTGATCCGCGGCGAGGCGGGCTTCGGCAAGACCGCCCTGCTGGCCGAGACCCGCCGTATCGCCGAGGCACGCGGCTGCTCGGTCTGGTCGGCCCGCGGCGGCGAGACCCTCAGGTCCGTCCCCTTCAACGTCGTACGACAACTGCTCCAGCCCGCCCTCCTTTCGCTGATGCCCGAGGAGGCCCGCGAGTACCTCGGCGACTGGTACGACATCGCCGGCCCCGCCCTCGGCATAGCGGACCCGGGGGAGCGGCAGGCCGACCCGCAGGGCGTGTGCGACGGACTGGTCGCCGCGGTGCGCCGGCTGGCCCGCCGGGACTGGCCGCTCGTGCTGATGGTCGACGACGCCCACTGGGCCGACCAGGAGACCCTGCGCTGGCTCGCCGCCTTCGCCGAGCGCCTGGACGACCTGTCCGTCCTGGTCGTGGTGGCCCGCCGTCCCGGTGAGGCCACCGCCGAGAGCGCCCGCCTCCTGGAGACGGTGGCCTCCGCCGCGGGCCGCCCCGTCACCCACCTCAGCGCCCTCACCCCGGACGCCGCCGCGGGGCTCACCCGCGCCACGCTGGGTGCACATGCCGACGCCCCGTTCTGCCGCGAGGTGTGGGCCGTCACCGGCGGCAACCCCTACGAGACCGTCGAACTCCTCGCCAAGGTCCGGGAAAGCCAGATGGAGCCCAGCGAGGGCTCGGCGAACGAACTGCGGGAGCTGAACCGCTCGGCCCGCGGCGGCGGACTCGTCTCCCGCCTCGAGGAACTCGGCATCGACGCCACCCGGTTCGCCTGGGCGGCCGCGATCCTCGGCACCGACATCTCCGTCGGCCTGGTGGCCCGGCTCGCCACCCTGAAGCCGGAGCAGGCCACGCTCTGCGCCGAACTGCTGCGCGACGCACGTATCCTCACCGACTCCGGGACGGCGGACGACGAGCTGGAGTTCGTCCACCCGCTGATCGCCACCGCCGTCTACGACTCCATCCCCGACGCCCTGCGCACCGCCATGCACGGCATCGCCGCACAACTCGTCACCGACTCCGGGCTCGGCGCCGCGGCCGCCTCCCGGCACCTGCTCAAGGTCCACCCGGACGACGACGAGGAACTCGTCGAGCAACTGCGCGAGGCAGCCCGCGAGCACCTCCTCGTCGGCGCCCCCGACGCGGCCCGCCGCTGTCTGGAGCGCGCCCTGGTGGAGCCCCCGGCACCCGAGGTCCACGCGCGTGTGCTCTTCGAACTCGGCTGCGCCACCCTCCTGACCGCCCCCGCCAAGACCATCGGCCACCTCCAGACCGCGCTAGCCATGCCCGGCCTGGAGGGCTCCGCCCGGGTGGACGCCGTCGTCCGCCTCTCCCAGGCACTCATGCACAACAACCAGCTGGAGGAGGCGGTCCACACGGTCGAGGCGGAGGCCGCCCGGCACGAGGAAGGCCCTGCCAGACTCCGCCTCCAGGCCGTGCAGTACACATGGGAGGGGCTCTACCCGGGCGAGGCCACCTCCCCGGACCGCTCCGAGCGCCTCGCCGCCCTGGCCGCCACCTGCACCGGCCGTGACAACTCCGAGCGGGCCCTGCTCATCCTGCGTGGCTTCGACGCGATGGCCCGCGGCGAGAGCGCCGAGGAGATCGCCGAAGTGTGCGACCGCTCCCTCGTCAACGGCCGCCTCGCGCCCGGACTCGGCTGGACCGACACCGAGTGGGGCCTCGAACTGCCGCTGATGCTGGCCAGCGCGTACGCCTTCACGGACCGGCTCGATCGCGCCGAGGCCCTGTACACCGACGCCCTGCGCACCTACGAGTCGGCCGGCTGGAGCGGCGGCCACCTCGCGCTCGCCCACGCCTACGTCGGCCTGGCCCACCGCCGGCGAGGACGGCTCCGGGAGGCGGAGACCTCCCTGCGCGAGTCGCTCCGGCTCGCCGAGCGGGTGGGACGGGGGCTGCCGCTGTACTGGTCGGCGACCTGCAACCTCATCGACACGCTGCTCGCGCGCGGGCATGTCGAGGAGGCATGGGCGATCGCCGAGCAGTACGGGTTCACGCCGCCGTATCCGTCCACGATCGTGCTGCCCGATCCCCGGTCCGTGCGGGGACGGCTGCTGCTGGCCGTCGGCCGGACCAAGGACGGCATCAACGAACTGGACGCGGCGGAGAAGGCGGCGGCCGTGCGGGGGCATCACAACCCGGTGCTGGTGCCGTGGGCCGCCGATCTCGCCCGGGCGCTCGCCGGTGAGGACCCGGTGCGGGCCGCTCAGCTGGCCAAGGATGTCCGGCGGCATGCCGAGCGGCTCGGTACGGACACGGCCATCGGTGAGGCGTTGCGGTGTGCCGCCGTGCTGGAGACCGGGCAGCGCGCGGTGAGGTTGGCCGCGCAGGCGGTCGCTTATCTGGAGGCCTCCCCCTGCCAGTACGAGCACGCGGCGGCCCGGGTCGAGTACGGCATCGCGGCGCGGTCCGTGGCGGAGCTCAACCGGGGCCTGGCGCTGGCGCGTTCGTGCGGGGCGGACGGGTTGGTGGCGCAGGCCCGGGAGGTGTTGGAGACGGGGCGTGGGTTGCGGTGA
- a CDS encoding TetR/AcrR family transcriptional regulator — MTSQAADGPETVAASRRSKITPEREQEFFDAVLEQIRECGYEAVTMEGVASSTRCSKSTLYRQWKTKPQFVVAALRSRRRSKFDGIDTGSLADDLREAARSAGRWSMHDTKLLQALGHAVTQDAELAQALREALIDPEIAALRHILQRGVDRGEIATGHPALEYIPAQMFGVIRARPVIDGEYADPDYLVRFVEAALLPALGLT; from the coding sequence ATGACGTCGCAGGCCGCGGACGGACCGGAGACGGTCGCCGCCTCGCGCCGCTCCAAGATCACGCCCGAGCGTGAGCAGGAGTTCTTCGACGCTGTGCTCGAACAGATCCGTGAATGCGGATACGAAGCCGTGACCATGGAGGGCGTCGCCAGCAGCACCCGCTGCAGCAAGTCCACCCTCTACCGGCAGTGGAAGACCAAGCCCCAGTTCGTGGTGGCCGCCCTGCGCTCCCGCCGCAGGTCGAAGTTCGACGGGATCGACACCGGATCTCTCGCCGACGATCTGCGCGAGGCCGCCCGGTCCGCGGGCCGGTGGTCGATGCACGACACCAAGCTCCTCCAGGCGCTCGGCCACGCCGTCACGCAGGACGCGGAGCTCGCGCAGGCCCTGCGTGAGGCGCTGATCGACCCGGAGATCGCCGCACTGAGGCACATCCTCCAGCGTGGGGTCGACCGGGGTGAGATCGCCACCGGACACCCGGCGCTGGAGTACATCCCGGCCCAGATGTTCGGCGTCATCCGGGCCCGGCCCGTCATCGACGGGGAGTACGCCGACCCGGACTACCTGGTCCGCTTCGTGGAGGCGGCCCTGCTGCCGGCGCTCGGCCTGACCTGA
- the pcaD gene encoding 3-oxoadipate enol-lactonase, translated as MTDKLLNHRTEGSASAPPLLLGPSLGTSYALWDKVAPELSISHRVVRWDLPGHGGSAADLIGPGATVAGLADLVLALADSLGIERFGYAGVSLGGAVGLHLAVHHPERVESLAVICSSAHFNGSRPWEERAERVRREGMQWLLESANSRWFAGDFSVPELIRDHAEADPSSYAACCDALASFDLRDRLAEISAPTLLIAGRQDPATPPPHLREIADAVPRATLVELPGASHLAPAQCPEAVLTTLRAHLGGGAKRGMEVRREVLGDTHVDRAQARQTPFTARFQDFISRYAWGEIWTDPTLSRRERSMITLTALVAHGHYDELAMHVRAARRNGLTPEEIGAVLLQTAVYCGVPAANSAFATAQRVLAEEEG; from the coding sequence TTGACCGACAAACTCCTCAACCACCGCACCGAGGGTTCCGCTTCCGCTCCCCCGCTGCTGCTCGGGCCGTCGCTCGGGACGTCGTACGCCCTGTGGGACAAGGTGGCGCCCGAGCTGTCCATCAGCCACCGGGTGGTCCGCTGGGACCTGCCCGGGCACGGCGGTTCGGCGGCCGATCTGATCGGTCCCGGCGCCACCGTGGCCGGCCTCGCCGACCTGGTGCTGGCGCTCGCCGACTCGCTCGGCATCGAGCGGTTCGGCTACGCGGGGGTGTCGCTCGGCGGTGCGGTCGGTCTGCACCTGGCCGTACATCACCCGGAGCGCGTCGAGTCGCTCGCGGTGATCTGCTCCTCGGCCCACTTCAACGGCAGCAGGCCGTGGGAGGAGCGGGCCGAGCGGGTCCGGCGGGAGGGGATGCAGTGGCTGCTGGAGAGCGCGAACTCGCGTTGGTTCGCGGGTGACTTCAGCGTTCCGGAACTAATCCGCGACCACGCCGAGGCCGATCCGTCGTCGTACGCCGCCTGCTGTGACGCCCTGGCCTCCTTCGACCTGCGCGACCGGCTGGCCGAGATCTCCGCGCCGACCCTGCTGATCGCCGGCCGTCAGGACCCGGCGACCCCGCCGCCCCATCTGCGGGAGATCGCCGACGCGGTGCCGCGCGCCACGCTCGTCGAACTCCCGGGTGCCTCGCACCTGGCACCGGCGCAGTGCCCGGAAGCCGTCCTCACCACCCTGCGCGCACACCTCGGCGGGGGTGCCAAGCGGGGCATGGAGGTGCGGCGCGAGGTGCTCGGGGACACGCACGTGGACCGCGCACAGGCCCGGCAGACCCCCTTCACCGCACGGTTCCAGGACTTCATCTCGCGCTACGCGTGGGGCGAGATCTGGACAGACCCCACGCTCAGCCGCCGCGAGCGCAGCATGATCACACTGACGGCGCTGGTCGCACACGGCCACTACGACGAACTGGCCATGCATGTGCGCGCGGCGCGGCGCAACGGGCTCACGCCGGAGGAGATCGGGGCCGTACTGCTCCAGACTGCGGTCTACTGCGGGGTGCCGGCGGCGAACTCCGCGTTCGCCACGGCGCAGCGGGTGCTCGCCGAAGAAGAAGGGTGA
- a CDS encoding phosphatase PAP2 family protein yields the protein MNALTEPAEAKPSAIARPPLVRELLLVVGLFLVYKFGRQLVTGHTPEAYRNAGRVWNWERALDLPGEGSVQSLLLHGDTLAHLANTYYATVHFPATVAFLVWLYLRRPAHYVWARRILALLTGAALVLHLVFPLAPPRMLAAAGLVDTAKVYGPSVYGPPQTDSLSNQFAAMPSLHFGWALMLAIGLIVATRSRWRWLWLLHPLVTLLVIVGTANHYWMDAMVATGMLGIALAVIRPQTSSGGTPISLRSPHRTATTAGRAQEKLAPAEPKENVLVGAGR from the coding sequence ATGAATGCCCTCACCGAGCCTGCAGAAGCGAAGCCGAGCGCCATAGCGCGGCCGCCGCTCGTCCGTGAGCTCCTGCTCGTCGTAGGACTCTTCCTCGTCTACAAGTTCGGCCGGCAACTGGTCACGGGCCACACCCCCGAGGCCTACCGCAACGCCGGCCGCGTGTGGAACTGGGAACGCGCCCTGGATCTGCCCGGAGAGGGCTCGGTGCAGTCGCTGCTGCTGCACGGCGACACCCTCGCGCACCTCGCGAACACCTACTACGCGACCGTCCACTTCCCGGCCACGGTCGCCTTCCTGGTCTGGCTGTACCTCAGGCGCCCCGCCCACTACGTCTGGGCCCGCCGTATCCTCGCCCTGCTCACCGGCGCCGCCCTGGTGCTGCACCTCGTCTTCCCGCTGGCCCCGCCGCGGATGCTCGCGGCGGCCGGCCTGGTCGACACCGCGAAGGTCTACGGCCCTTCCGTGTACGGCCCGCCGCAGACGGACTCCCTCTCCAACCAGTTCGCCGCGATGCCCTCGCTGCACTTCGGCTGGGCCCTGATGCTGGCGATCGGCCTGATCGTGGCCACCCGCTCCCGCTGGCGCTGGCTGTGGCTCCTGCACCCGCTGGTGACCCTGCTGGTGATCGTCGGGACGGCGAACCACTACTGGATGGACGCGATGGTGGCGACGGGCATGCTCGGCATCGCCCTCGCGGTGATCCGCCCCCAGACTTCGTCCGGGGGGACCCCCATCTCGCTTCGCTCGCCGCACCGCACGGCGACCACGGCAGGCCGGGCACAGGAGAAGCTCGCCCCGGCCGAACCCAAGGAGAACGTCCTGGTCGGAGCGGGCCGATGA